A genome region from Sardina pilchardus chromosome 22, fSarPil1.1, whole genome shotgun sequence includes the following:
- the LOC134069638 gene encoding protein-glutamine gamma-glutamyltransferase 5-like, with protein MALEIRQVAVNAKENNTAHRAHEISVKRLIVRRGQSFQLTLHTNRQFQPDTDTLLFTVETGPRPSEAKGTLCVFGYPTPTDSKVAWTVQVERSNQSSTTVAISSPADASVGSYNLSMRVGSQNALPQPITNLVLLFNPWCAEDWVHLPDEAERQEYVMSEQGLIFRGSESRIGAMDWNFGQFEEDILDICIKLLDMNPKCLRDAAEDFSARCNPIYVGRVVSAMINANDDRGVLAGQWQTPYSGGVAPTHWNGSVDILRQWEKSSCSPVKYGQCWVFAGVMCSVMRCLGIPCRVVTNFDSAHDTDKSLTIDEYYTGYGVRPKDSHDSVWNFHVWVEGWMKRPDLAAGSTYDGWQVLDATPQEKSTGVYCCGPTPVKAILEGHTDLKYDAPFVFAEVNADRVTWKLLKDGSKSRLHTDTRSVGKNISTKAVGRERREDITANYKYPEGSQQERRAFEEAVRGGNGRRPITNGVGPEKPEKPEKPAAVTLMITEESQPVMGQDVVLSLLLRSEQSTPRELSVQLNGQAMRYTGVPDSQVWREEKDVVLQPKKDFKISIRIPFSLYGTKMLDNSSLKVTALVEDKQNPGDCYLAEKNIVLKEPALTVEAPSVCYQHQEAIAEVVFANPLPSTLRNGILTLSGSGLLDHTIVVSVPVLRAEQRMRIKIPFTPYRYGARKLVADFDCNAFRDLKASCNVFVDIMMICPMGP; from the exons ATGGCACTCG AGATAAGACAGGTCGCGGTCAATGCGAAGGAAAACAACACGGCGCATCGCGCGCACGAGATCAGCGTCAAGCGTTTGATTGTGCGACGCGGCCAGAGCTTCCAGTTGACGCTCCACACCAACCGACAGTTTCAACCGGACACCGACACGCTCCTTTTTACCGTGGAGACAG GACCCAGgccatcagaggcaaagggcacactctgtgtgtttggCTACCCGACGCCAACAGACTCAAAGGTGGCATGGACAGTGCAGGTCGAGAGGAGCAACCAATCGTCCACCACCGTGGCTATAAGCAGCCCAGCCGATGCCTCTGTGGGCTCCTACAATCTGTCCATGAGGGTAGGGTCACAGAATGCCCTCCCTCAACCCATCACCAACCTGGTGCTCCTCTTCAACCCCTGGTGTGCAG AGGACTGGGTGCACCTCCCAGACGAGGCGGAGAGGCAGGAGTACGTGATGAGTGAGCAGGGCCTGATCTTCAGAGGCTCTGAGAGCAGAATCGGCGCCATGGACTGGAACTTTGGACAG TTTGAGGAGGATATCCTGGACATCTGCATAAAGCTGCTGGACATGAACCCCAAGTGCCTGAGGGACGCCGCAGAGGACTTCTCTGCCCGCTGCAACCCCATCTACGTAGGGAGGGTGGTCAGCGCTATG ATCAATGCTAACGATGACCGTGGCGTGCTGGCGGGTCAGTGGCAAACTCCGTACTCTGGCGGAGTGGCCCCCACCCACTGGAACGGCAGCGTGGACATCCTGCGCCAATGGGAGAAGAGCTCCTGCTCCCCCGTCAAGTACGGCCAGTGCTGGGTGTTTGCTGGGGTCATGTGCTCAG TCATGAGATGTTTGGGAATCCCATGCCGTGtggtcaccaactttgattctGCCCACGACACGGATAAAAGCCTGACCATTGATGAGTACTACACCGGATATGGGGTACGCCCTAAGGACAGCCACGACAGTGTCTG gaacttCCACGTGTGGGTAGAGGGGTGGATGAAGCGTCCAGACCTCGCTGCAGGGTCTACTTATGATGGCTGGCAGGTGCTGGATGCCACCCCACAGGAGAAGagtacag GAGTGTACTGCTGTGGTCCCACTCCTGTGAAGGCTATTCTGGAGGGACACACTGACCTGAAGTACGACGCGCCGTTCGTCTTCGCCGAAGTCAACGCCGATCGAGTCACGTGGAAGCTGCTGAAAGACGGCTCCAAGTCTCGTCTCCACACTGACACCAGATCAGTGGGCAAGAACATCAGCACCAAAGCCGTGGGCAGAGAAAGACGAGAGGACATCACAGCCAACTACAAATACCcagagg GCTCGCAGCAGGAGCGCCGGGCGTTTGAAGAGGCCGTGCGGGGAGGAAACGGGCGCCGACCGATTACCAACGGCGTGGGACCGGAGAAGCCGGAGAAGCCGGAGAAGCCGGCCGCGGTGACGCTGATGATCACGGAGGAGAGCCAGCCGGTCATGGGGCAGGACGTGGTGCTGAGTCTGCTGCTCCGCAGCGAGCAGTCGACCCCGCGGGAGCTCAGCGTCCAGCTCAACGGCCAGGCCATGCGCTACACAGGTGTGCCCGACAGCCAGGTGTGGCGGGAAGAGAAGGACGTCGTGCTGCAGCCCAAGAAGG ACTTCAAGATTTCTATCCGGATCCCGTTCTCATTATACGGGACCAAAATGCTGGACAACAGCAGTCTGAAGGTGACTGCACTGGTGGAGGACAAGCAGAACCCAGGAGACTGCTACCTGGCTGAGAAGAACATTGTGCTGAAGGAACCCGCACTCACTGTCGAG GCTCCCAGCGTATGTTACCAGCATCAGGAGGCCATAGCAGAGGTGGTCTTTGCCAACCCTCTACCCAGCACACTCAGAAATGGCATCCTCACACTGTCAGGCAGTGGACTATTGGATCACACCATAGTGGTCAG tgttccGGTGCTGAGAGCGGAGCAGCGCATGCGCATCAAGATCCCCTTCACGCCCTACCGCTACGGCGCCAGGAAGCTGGTGGCTGATTTTGACTGCAACGCGTTCAGAGACCTCAAGGCCAGCTGCAACGTGTTCGTGGACATCATGATGATTTGCCCTATGGGTCCATGA
- the LOC134069637 gene encoding protein-glutamine gamma-glutamyltransferase 2-like yields the protein MPLKIKKVKLRMWKNKGEHHTREFGGKRLLLRRGQSFLLTIKTRRQKFQPESDTLLFTMETGPRPSEAKGTRCVFGYPKPAGAKWTLEIQKSNRKSTTFHVSSPADASVGSYTLSMRVGARDAQPRIITSLVLLFNPWCAEDWVHLPDEAERQEYVMSEQGLIYRGSDSYISPMAWDFGQFEEDILDICLKLLDMNPKCLRDPEEDFSARCNPLYVGRVVSAMINANDDRGVVAGRWQTPYSGGVAPTHWNGSVDILRQWDKSSCSPVKYGQCWVFAGVMCSVMRCLGIPCRVVSNFQSAHDTDKNLIIDEFYTDDGVRAKESHDSVWNFHVWVEGWMKRPDLAAGSTYDGWQVLDPTPQEKSTGVFCCGPCPVKAVLEGHTDLKYDGPFVFAEVNADQVYWMLTKDGSKRRLHTDTSGIGRNISTKAVGQDKRVDITGNYKYPEGSKKERQVFEEAVRRGNETKPRPEEPQKPEKPEPAVVTLKITEESQQVMGQDVVLSLLLRSEQQTSREISVQLNGQAMRYTGVPDSQVWHQVKDVVLQPKKDVKIPIKIPFSSYGTKMLDNNSLKVSALVQDKQNPGDGYLAEKNIVLKEPTLTIEAPSTCEEWVKGTAEITFHNPVPRTLKDGVFTLSGSGLLHTSVVLRVAEVVHDQRVRLQIPFVPYRAGSKKLVANFDCCTFRDIKASCNVEVQPVQETADSDSDNGLVDNFGFFNASRNTHMHTHFNSHTSTHHSSFTYTHSHTRIVL from the exons ATGCCACTAA AGATTAAGAAGGTCAAGCTGCGTATGTGGAAGAACAAAGGGGAGCACCACACGCGCGAATTTGGCGGCAAGCGTCTGCTGCTGCGTCGTGGCCAGAGCTTCCTGCTCACTATCAAGACCCGGCGGCAGAAGTTCCAACCGGAATCCGACACGCTCCTGTTCACCATGGAGACAG GCCCCCGGCCCTCAGAGGCCAAGGGAACGCGCTGTGTGTTTGGCTACCCGAAGCCCGCAGGCGCCAAGTGGACGCTGGAGATTCAGAAGAGCAACCGCAAGTCCACCACCTTTCATGTCAGCAGCCCAGCCGACGCCAGCGTGGGCTCCTACACTCTGTCCATGAGGGTGGGGGCACGGGACGCCCAGCCACGCATCATCACCAGCCTGGTGCTCCTCTTCAACCCCTGGTGTGCAG aGGACTGGGTGCACCTCCCAGACGAGGCGGAGAGGCAGGAGTATGTGATGAGTGAGCAGGGCCTGATCTACAGAGGCTCTGATAGCTACATCAGCCCCATGGCCTGGGACTTTGGACAG TTTGAGGAGGATATCCTGGACATCTGCTTAAAGCTACTGGACATGAACCCCAAGTGTCTGAGGGACCCTGAGGAGGACTTCTCTGCCCGCTGCAACCCCCTCTACGTAGGGAGGGTGGTCAGTGCTATG ATCAATGCTAACGATGACCGCGGGGTCGTGGCGGGTCGCTGGCAAACTCCGTACTCTGGCGGAGTGGCCCCCACCCACTGGAACGGCAGCGTGGACATCCTGCGCCAGTGGGACAAGAGCTCCTGCTCCCCCGTCAAGTACGGCCAGTGCTGGGTGTTTGCTGGGGTCATGTGCTCAG ttatGAGGTGCTTGGGAATCCCATGTCGTGTGGTCAGCAACTTCCAGTCTGCCCACGACACCGATAAGAACCTGATTATCGACGAGTTCTACACGGACGATGGGGTGCGCGCTAAGGAGAGCCACGACAGTGTGTG gaacttCCACGTGTGGGTAGAGGGGTGGATGAAGCGTCCAGACCTCGCTGCAGGGTCTACATATGATGGCTGGCAGGTGCTGgaccccaccccacaggagaagagtacag GGGTGTTCTGCTGTGGTCCGTGCCCGGTGAAGGCTGTTCTGGAGGGACACACTGACCTGAAGTACGACGGGCCGTTTGTCTTCGCTGAGGTCAACGCTGATCAGGTCTACTGGATGCTCACGAAAGACGGCTCAAAGCGGAGgctgcacacagacacttcaGGGATCGGACGCAACATCAGCACCAAAGCTGTTGGCCAAGACAAGCGAGTGGACATCACAGGCAACTACAAATACCCAGAGG GTTCTAAAAAGGAACGCCAGGTGTTTGAGGAAGCCGTGCGCCGAGGAAACGAGACCAAGCCGCGTCCGGAGGAGCCGCAGAAGCCGGAGAAGCCCGAGCCGGCCGTGGTGACGCTGAAGATCACGGAGGAGAGCCAGCAGGTCATGGGGCAGGACGTGGTGCTGAGTCTTCTCCTCCGCAGCGAGCAGCAGACCTCGCGGGAGATCAGCGTCCAGCTCAACGGCCAGGCCATGCGCTACACAGGTGTGCCCGACAGCCAGGTGTGGCACCAGGTGAAGGACGTCGTGCTGCAGCCCAAGAAGG aCGTTAAGATTCCTATCAAGATCCCATTCTCTTCATACGGGACCAAAATGCTGGACAACAACAGTCTGAAGGTGTCTGCACTAGTGCAGGACAAGCAGAACCCAGGAGATGGCTACCTGGCTGAGAAGAACATTGTGCTGAAGGAACCCACTCTCACTATCGAG GCCCCCAGCACCTGTGAGGAGTGGGTCAAAGGGACGGCTGAGATCACCTTCCACAACCCGGTGCCCAGAACACTCAAAGATGGCGTCTTCACTCTGTCAGGCAGTGGGCTGCTGCATACTTCTGTGGTGCTCAG agTTGCCGAGGTGGTGCACGACCAGCGTGTGCGTCTGCAGATCCCGTTCGTGCCCTACCGCGCCGGCTCCAAGAAGCTGGTGGCCAATTTCGACTGCTGCACCTTCAGGGACATCAAGGCCAGCTGCAACGTGGAGGTCCAACCCGTCCAGGAAACAGCTGATTCCGATTCAGATAATGGTCTCGTCGACAACTTTGGCTTCTTTAATGCttcacgcaacacacacatgcacacacacttcaactctcatacatccacacatcattcatcattcacatacactcactcacacactcgcatcgTCCTCTAG